One window of Burkholderia thailandensis E264 genomic DNA carries:
- the narI gene encoding respiratory nitrate reductase subunit gamma, giving the protein MDYLNTFVYGIYPYIAAAIFLFGSLARFEREQYTWKSDSSQLLHRGALRTGNILFHVGVLGLFFGHLVGLLTPVAVWDALGVTHHFKQLVAMTAGGVMGSLALAGLAILLHRRLTNARIAAVTRRGDKVLLAWLLVTLVLGLSTIFESASHTDGHLMVQLMTWAQHIVTFRGDAASHVADAPWLFKAHLFMGLSLFAIFPFTRLVHVWSGFASVTYVGRAWQLVRARR; this is encoded by the coding sequence ATGGATTATCTGAATACGTTCGTCTACGGCATCTATCCGTACATCGCCGCCGCCATCTTCCTGTTCGGCAGCCTCGCGCGCTTCGAGCGCGAGCAGTACACGTGGAAGTCCGACAGCTCGCAGCTCCTGCACCGCGGCGCGCTGCGCACGGGCAACATCCTCTTTCACGTCGGCGTGCTCGGGCTCTTCTTCGGGCATCTGGTCGGGCTGCTCACGCCCGTGGCCGTGTGGGACGCGCTCGGCGTCACCCACCACTTCAAGCAGCTCGTCGCGATGACGGCGGGCGGCGTGATGGGCTCGCTCGCGCTCGCGGGCCTCGCGATCCTGCTGCACCGGCGGCTCACGAACGCGCGGATCGCGGCCGTCACGCGGCGCGGCGACAAGGTGCTGCTCGCGTGGCTGCTCGTCACGCTCGTGCTCGGCCTGTCGACGATCTTCGAATCGGCCAGCCACACCGACGGCCATCTGATGGTGCAACTGATGACGTGGGCGCAGCACATCGTCACATTCCGCGGCGACGCGGCGAGCCATGTCGCCGATGCGCCGTGGCTCTTCAAGGCGCACCTGTTCATGGGGCTCTCGCTCTTCGCGATCTTCCCGTTCACGCGCCTCGTGCATGTGTGGAGCGGCTTCGCATCGGTCACGTACGTCGGCCGCGCGTGGCAGCTCGTGCGCGCGCGCCGCTAG
- the narJ gene encoding nitrate reductase molybdenum cofactor assembly chaperone: MSASHEENVMSIYPILSALLTYPEQPLLDALPDIERALDAFPDARAALAPLVESLRATPLIELQERYVATFDRTPSHSLHLFEHVHGESRDRGQAMVDLLDEYRRHGFEPVGSELPDYVPLFVEFLGAIASDGDDAHAAHLLGDAIDVLAALGERLARASSPYAGAFDVLRACSPVEPRPVAEPPPRTMDEALERFGPGHDGVEPLLAPAVDASAAQPIRFHPPRRAATPAPRA; this comes from the coding sequence ATGAGCGCATCGCACGAGGAAAACGTCATGTCGATCTACCCGATTCTGTCCGCCCTGCTGACCTACCCGGAACAGCCGCTGCTCGACGCGCTGCCCGACATCGAGCGCGCGCTCGACGCGTTCCCCGACGCGCGCGCGGCGCTCGCGCCGCTCGTCGAATCGCTGCGCGCGACGCCGTTGATCGAGCTGCAGGAGCGCTACGTCGCGACGTTCGACCGCACGCCGTCGCACTCGCTGCATCTGTTCGAGCACGTGCACGGCGAGAGCCGCGACCGCGGCCAGGCGATGGTCGATCTGCTCGACGAATACCGGCGCCACGGCTTCGAGCCCGTCGGCAGCGAGTTGCCCGACTACGTGCCGCTCTTCGTCGAATTCCTCGGCGCGATCGCGAGCGACGGCGACGACGCGCACGCGGCGCACCTGCTCGGCGACGCGATCGACGTGCTCGCCGCGCTCGGCGAGCGCCTCGCGCGCGCGTCGAGCCCGTACGCGGGCGCGTTCGACGTGCTGCGCGCGTGCTCGCCGGTCGAGCCGCGGCCCGTCGCCGAGCCGCCGCCGCGCACGATGGACGAGGCGCTCGAGCGCTTCGGCCCCGGCCACGACGGCGTCGAGCCGCTGCTCGCGCCCGCGGTCGACGCGTCGGCCGCGCAGCCGATCCGATTTCATCCGCCGCGCCGCGCGGCGACGCCCGCTCCCCGCGCGTGA
- the narH gene encoding nitrate reductase subunit beta: MKIRAQVAMVLNLDKCIGCHTCSVTCKNVWTSRDGVEYAWFNNVETKPGVGYPREWENQDKWQGGWKRNDAGKLEPRQGGKLKILANLFANPNLPAIDDYYEPFTYDYAHLQNAPLSQTPPTARPVSAITGQKMEKIEWGPNWEDDLGGEFKSRGRDKLFEAVQKEMYSTFENTFMMYLPRLCEHCLNPTCVASCPSGSVYKREDDGIVLVDQDKCRGWRMCISGCPYKKIYFNWQTGKAEKCVFCFPRIEAGQPTVCSETCVGRIRYLGVMLYDADRIEQAASVADPQKLYEEQLSVFVDPHDPAIERQALADGVPQSWLDAAKRSPVYRMACEWKVAFPLHPEYRTLPMVWYVPPLSPIQGAAQSGHMGMNGVIPDVRSLRIPLRYLANLLTAGDEAPVAAALDRMLAMRAYKRAQTVHGEHDAQVLEQVGLTAEQVEDMYQLMAIANYEDRFVIPSSHKEMAEDSFDEKGSCGFSFGNGCSGGTSDGTLFGRKKETAVSYAALPTVTRKKASAA; this comes from the coding sequence ATGAAGATCCGCGCACAAGTGGCGATGGTGCTCAATCTCGACAAATGCATCGGTTGCCACACCTGCTCCGTCACCTGCAAGAACGTGTGGACCTCGCGCGACGGCGTCGAGTACGCGTGGTTCAACAACGTCGAGACGAAGCCCGGCGTCGGCTACCCGCGCGAGTGGGAGAACCAGGACAAGTGGCAAGGCGGCTGGAAGCGCAACGACGCCGGCAAGCTCGAGCCGCGCCAGGGCGGCAAGCTGAAGATCCTCGCGAACCTCTTCGCGAACCCGAACCTGCCCGCGATCGACGACTACTACGAGCCGTTCACGTACGACTACGCGCATCTGCAGAACGCGCCGCTGTCGCAGACGCCGCCGACCGCGCGCCCCGTGTCCGCGATCACCGGCCAGAAGATGGAGAAGATCGAATGGGGCCCGAACTGGGAAGACGATCTCGGCGGCGAGTTCAAGTCGCGCGGCCGCGACAAGCTGTTCGAGGCCGTGCAAAAGGAGATGTACTCGACGTTCGAGAACACCTTCATGATGTATCTGCCGCGCCTCTGCGAGCACTGCCTGAACCCGACCTGCGTCGCGTCGTGCCCGTCCGGCTCGGTCTACAAGCGCGAGGACGACGGCATCGTGCTCGTCGACCAGGACAAGTGCCGCGGCTGGCGCATGTGCATCTCCGGCTGCCCGTACAAGAAGATCTACTTCAACTGGCAGACCGGCAAGGCCGAGAAGTGCGTGTTCTGCTTCCCGCGCATCGAGGCCGGCCAGCCGACCGTGTGCTCGGAAACCTGCGTCGGGCGCATCCGCTATCTCGGCGTGATGCTCTATGACGCGGACCGCATCGAGCAGGCCGCGTCCGTCGCCGATCCGCAGAAGCTCTATGAAGAGCAGCTCTCGGTGTTCGTCGATCCGCACGATCCGGCGATCGAGCGCCAGGCGCTCGCCGACGGCGTCCCGCAAAGCTGGCTCGACGCGGCGAAGCGCTCGCCCGTCTACCGGATGGCGTGCGAATGGAAGGTCGCGTTCCCGCTGCACCCGGAATACCGGACGCTGCCGATGGTCTGGTACGTGCCGCCCCTTTCTCCGATCCAGGGCGCCGCGCAGTCGGGCCACATGGGGATGAACGGCGTGATTCCGGACGTGCGCAGCCTGCGGATTCCGCTGCGCTATCTCGCGAACCTGCTGACGGCGGGCGACGAAGCGCCGGTCGCCGCCGCGCTCGACCGGATGCTCGCGATGCGCGCGTACAAGCGCGCTCAGACCGTGCACGGCGAGCACGACGCGCAGGTGCTCGAGCAGGTCGGGCTCACCGCCGAGCAGGTCGAGGACATGTATCAGCTGATGGCGATCGCGAACTACGAGGACCGCTTCGTGATTCCGTCGTCGCACAAGGAAATGGCCGAGGACAGCTTCGACGAGAAAGGCAGTTGCGGCTTCTCGTTCGGCAACGGCTGCTCGGGCGGCACGTCGGACGGCACGCTGTTCGGCCGCAAGAAGGAAACGGCCGTGTCGTACGCGGCGCTGCCGACCGTCACGCGCAAGAAAGCGAGTGCCGCATGA
- a CDS encoding nitrate reductase subunit alpha — MSHFLDRLKFMSRVKSTFSDGHGAVVDEDRRWENGYRSRWQHDKIVRSTHGVNCTGSCSWKVYVKNGLITWETQQTDYPRTRADLPNHEPRGCPRGASYSWYVYSAQRVKYPMIRGRLMEMWREARKTMDPIAAWESISQNPEKARRYKSVRGLGGFVRADWNTATEIIAAANAYTIKRYGPDRVVGFSPIPAMSMVSYAAGARYLSLIGGACLSFYDWYCDLPPASPQVWGEQTDVPESADWYNSSYLLVWGSNVPQTRTPDAHFYTEVRYKGTKTVAISSDYGEMVKFGDIWLAPKQGTDAALAMAMGHVVLKEFHASNKSAYFRDYVKQYTDMPMLVLLRERDGALVPDHFLRASHLAASLSEANHPEWKTLAIDAATGDIVAPNGSIGFRWGEATHNGGEKVGRWNLEMKDGGSGRAIDPKLSLVGSHDEIVDVGFPYFGGEHESVLARRVPAKRVALADGTSALVATVYDLQMANYGVDQGLGGPNVAASYDDDVPYTPAWQEKHTGVARHLVIQVAREFADNADRTRGKSMVIVGAALNHWYHNDMIYRGIINLLMMCGCIGQSGGGWAHYVGQEKLRPQFGWAPLAFALDWSRPPRQMNGTSFFYNHTSQWRHEKLAVGEILGPTADASKYEGMTLLDLNAKSERMGWLPSAPQFGRNPLDVVDEAERAGKEPVAYAVEMLKSGKLAFACDDPDNPANFPRNMFVWRSNILGSSGKGHEYFLKYLLGTQNALFSDEADALKPSEVQVREAAEGKLDLLTVLDFRMSTTCLYGDIVLPTATWYEKDDLNTSDMHPFIHPLSEAVQPLWESKTDWEIYKTIAKKFSEIAGPYLGTRRDLVCTPLMHDTPGELGQPFEPKDWRRGECDLIPGKTAPSMTVVERNYADVYKKFTSIGPLLDKLGNGGKGINWNTEHEVKEIGALSDTVAEPGVSRGRPRLDTAIDAAEMILTFAPETNGHVAVKAWDALSKITGRDHTHLAVGREHDKIRFRDVQAQPRKIISAPTWSGLESEEVSYNAGYTNVHELIPWRTLTGRQQFYQDHRWMLDFGEGSCAYRPAIDTKTVAPLHKRMPNGQPELVLNWITPHQKWGIHSTYSDNLRMLTLSRGGPHVWISEAEAQQAGIRDNDWVEVFNVNGTLTARAVVSQRVPAGMCLMYHAQEKIVNVPGAETSGKRGGIHNSVTRTVTKPTHMIGGYAQQAYGFNYYGTVGSNRDEYVIVRKMNRVDWLEEPLNEGAEQ, encoded by the coding sequence ATGAGTCACTTTCTGGATCGGCTGAAGTTCATGTCGCGCGTGAAATCCACGTTCTCCGACGGCCACGGCGCCGTCGTCGACGAGGACCGGCGCTGGGAAAACGGCTACCGCAGCCGCTGGCAGCACGACAAGATCGTCCGCTCGACGCATGGCGTGAATTGCACCGGCTCCTGTTCGTGGAAGGTCTATGTAAAGAACGGCCTCATCACGTGGGAAACCCAGCAGACCGACTACCCGCGCACCCGCGCCGACCTGCCGAACCACGAACCGCGCGGCTGCCCGCGCGGCGCGTCGTACAGCTGGTATGTCTACTCCGCGCAGCGCGTCAAGTATCCGATGATCCGCGGCCGCCTGATGGAGATGTGGCGCGAGGCCCGCAAGACGATGGACCCGATCGCCGCATGGGAATCGATCAGCCAGAACCCGGAGAAGGCGCGCCGCTACAAGAGCGTGCGCGGCCTGGGCGGCTTCGTGCGCGCGGACTGGAACACCGCGACCGAGATCATCGCCGCGGCGAACGCATACACGATCAAGCGCTACGGGCCGGACCGCGTCGTCGGTTTCTCGCCGATCCCGGCGATGTCGATGGTGTCGTACGCGGCGGGCGCGCGCTATCTGAGCCTCATCGGCGGCGCATGCCTGTCGTTCTACGACTGGTACTGCGACCTGCCGCCCGCGAGCCCGCAGGTGTGGGGCGAGCAGACCGACGTGCCCGAATCGGCCGACTGGTACAACTCGAGCTACCTGCTCGTCTGGGGCTCGAACGTGCCGCAGACGCGCACGCCGGACGCGCACTTCTACACCGAGGTCCGCTACAAGGGGACGAAGACGGTCGCGATCTCGTCCGACTACGGCGAGATGGTCAAGTTCGGCGACATCTGGCTCGCGCCGAAGCAAGGCACCGACGCCGCGCTCGCGATGGCGATGGGCCACGTCGTGCTGAAGGAATTCCACGCGTCGAACAAGTCCGCGTATTTCCGCGACTACGTGAAGCAGTACACCGACATGCCGATGCTCGTGCTGCTGCGCGAGCGCGACGGCGCGCTCGTGCCCGACCATTTCCTGCGCGCGTCGCATCTGGCCGCTTCGCTGAGCGAAGCGAACCATCCCGAATGGAAGACGCTCGCGATCGACGCCGCGACGGGCGACATCGTCGCGCCGAACGGTTCGATCGGCTTTCGGTGGGGCGAGGCCACGCACAACGGCGGCGAGAAGGTCGGCCGCTGGAATCTCGAGATGAAGGACGGCGGCAGCGGCCGCGCGATCGATCCGAAGCTCTCGCTCGTCGGCTCGCACGACGAAATCGTCGACGTCGGCTTCCCGTACTTCGGCGGCGAGCACGAATCGGTGCTCGCGCGCCGCGTGCCCGCGAAGCGCGTCGCGCTCGCGGACGGCACGAGCGCGCTCGTGGCGACCGTCTACGATCTGCAGATGGCGAATTACGGCGTCGATCAGGGCCTCGGCGGCCCGAACGTCGCGGCGAGCTACGACGACGACGTGCCTTACACGCCCGCGTGGCAGGAAAAGCACACGGGCGTCGCGCGCCATCTCGTGATCCAGGTCGCGCGCGAGTTCGCGGACAACGCTGACCGCACGCGCGGCAAGAGCATGGTGATCGTCGGCGCGGCGCTCAACCACTGGTATCACAACGACATGATCTACCGCGGCATCATCAACCTGTTGATGATGTGCGGGTGCATCGGCCAGAGCGGCGGCGGCTGGGCGCACTACGTCGGCCAGGAGAAGCTGCGCCCGCAGTTCGGCTGGGCGCCGCTCGCGTTCGCGCTCGACTGGTCGCGCCCGCCGCGCCAGATGAACGGCACGTCGTTCTTCTACAACCACACGAGCCAGTGGCGCCACGAGAAGCTCGCGGTGGGCGAGATCCTCGGGCCGACCGCCGATGCGTCGAAGTACGAAGGCATGACGCTGCTCGACCTGAACGCGAAATCGGAGCGCATGGGCTGGCTGCCGTCCGCGCCGCAGTTCGGCAGGAATCCGCTCGACGTCGTCGACGAAGCCGAGCGCGCGGGCAAGGAGCCCGTCGCGTACGCGGTCGAGATGCTCAAGAGCGGCAAGCTCGCGTTCGCGTGCGACGACCCCGACAACCCCGCAAACTTCCCGCGCAACATGTTCGTGTGGCGCTCGAACATTCTCGGCAGCTCGGGCAAGGGCCACGAGTATTTCCTCAAGTACCTGCTCGGCACGCAGAACGCACTCTTCAGCGACGAGGCGGACGCGCTCAAGCCGTCCGAAGTGCAGGTGCGCGAGGCGGCCGAAGGCAAGCTCGATCTGCTCACCGTGCTCGACTTCCGGATGAGCACGACGTGCCTGTACGGCGACATCGTGCTGCCGACCGCGACCTGGTACGAGAAGGACGACCTCAACACGTCGGACATGCATCCGTTCATCCACCCGCTGTCCGAAGCCGTGCAGCCGCTGTGGGAAAGCAAGACCGACTGGGAAATCTACAAGACGATCGCGAAGAAGTTCAGCGAGATCGCGGGCCCCTACCTCGGCACGCGGCGCGATCTCGTCTGCACGCCGCTCATGCACGACACGCCGGGCGAGCTCGGCCAGCCGTTCGAGCCGAAGGACTGGCGCCGCGGCGAATGCGATCTGATCCCCGGCAAGACCGCGCCGTCGATGACCGTCGTCGAGCGCAACTACGCCGACGTCTACAAGAAGTTCACGTCGATCGGCCCCCTTCTCGACAAGCTCGGCAACGGCGGCAAGGGGATCAACTGGAACACCGAACACGAGGTGAAGGAAATCGGCGCGCTGTCCGACACGGTCGCCGAACCCGGCGTGAGCCGCGGCCGCCCGCGCCTGGACACCGCGATCGACGCGGCCGAGATGATCCTCACGTTCGCGCCGGAGACGAACGGCCACGTCGCGGTGAAGGCATGGGACGCGCTCTCGAAGATCACGGGCCGCGACCACACGCACCTGGCGGTGGGCCGCGAGCACGACAAGATCCGCTTCCGCGACGTGCAGGCGCAGCCGCGCAAGATCATCTCCGCGCCGACGTGGTCGGGCCTCGAATCGGAGGAAGTGAGCTACAACGCCGGCTACACGAACGTGCACGAGCTGATTCCGTGGCGCACGCTGACGGGCCGCCAGCAGTTCTATCAGGACCACCGCTGGATGCTCGACTTCGGCGAAGGCTCGTGCGCGTACCGGCCGGCGATCGACACGAAGACCGTCGCGCCGCTGCACAAGCGGATGCCGAACGGCCAGCCGGAGCTCGTGCTGAACTGGATCACGCCGCACCAGAAGTGGGGCATCCACTCGACCTACTCGGACAACCTGCGGATGCTCACGCTCTCGCGCGGCGGCCCGCACGTGTGGATCTCGGAGGCCGAGGCGCAGCAGGCGGGCATCCGCGACAACGACTGGGTCGAGGTGTTCAACGTGAACGGCACGCTGACCGCGCGCGCGGTCGTGTCGCAGCGCGTGCCGGCCGGCATGTGCCTGATGTATCACGCGCAGGAGAAGATCGTGAACGTGCCGGGCGCGGAGACGAGCGGCAAGCGCGGCGGGATTCACAACTCGGTCACGCGCACCGTGACGAAGCCGACGCACATGATCGGCGGCTACGCGCAGCAGGCGTACGGCTTCAACTACTACGGCACCGTCGGCAGCAACCGCGACGAATACGTGATCGTGCGCAAGATGAACCGGGTGGACTGGCTCGAAGAGCCGCTTAACGAAGGAGCAGAACAATGA
- a CDS encoding NarK family nitrate/nitrite MFS transporter, with protein sequence MSTSLLVRWDPENPAFWQAKGRPVAWRNLAISIPALMLAFVVWSLWSVVVVNLDRAGFHFSKNQLFWLTALPALSGATLRIFYSFLVPIFGGRRFTAISTATLLIPALGMGFALRDPGTGYPTLLILALLCGFGGANFSSSMANISFFFPKAKKGLATGLNAGIGNLGVSVVQFVTPLVISAGLFGALAGDPQTAVAHGTTTSLWLQNAGFVWVPFIVVATLAAWFGMNDIADAKASFAEQAVIFRRLHNWLMCWLYVGTFGSFIGFSAGFALLTKALFPNVNPTAYAFIGPLAGALMRPVGGWVSDRIGGARVTFWTFAAMIAAVGGVIATLPSGGDAGSFAGFLAMFIVLFALTGIGNGSTFRMIPVIFLTERQRAAHGQGEAAQKQAVLDAGKESAAVLGFSGAIGAYGGFFIPKSFGTSLDMTGSAVPALTCFIVFYVSCVAITWWFYARRNASMPC encoded by the coding sequence ATGTCCACCTCTCTACTCGTGCGCTGGGACCCCGAAAACCCGGCATTCTGGCAAGCCAAGGGGCGCCCCGTCGCGTGGCGCAATCTCGCGATCTCGATTCCCGCGCTGATGCTCGCGTTCGTCGTCTGGTCGCTCTGGAGCGTCGTCGTCGTCAACCTCGATCGCGCGGGCTTTCACTTCAGCAAGAACCAGCTGTTCTGGCTCACCGCGCTGCCCGCGCTATCCGGCGCGACGCTGCGCATCTTCTATTCGTTCCTCGTGCCGATCTTCGGCGGCCGCCGCTTCACCGCGATCTCGACCGCGACGCTGCTGATCCCCGCGCTCGGCATGGGCTTCGCGCTGCGCGATCCCGGCACGGGCTATCCGACGCTCCTCATCCTCGCGCTGCTCTGCGGGTTCGGCGGCGCGAACTTCAGCTCGTCGATGGCGAACATCAGCTTCTTCTTCCCGAAGGCGAAGAAGGGTCTCGCGACCGGCCTGAACGCGGGCATCGGCAACCTCGGCGTGTCGGTCGTGCAGTTCGTCACGCCGCTCGTGATCTCGGCAGGCCTGTTCGGCGCGCTCGCGGGCGATCCGCAGACCGCCGTCGCGCACGGCACGACGACGAGCCTGTGGCTGCAGAACGCGGGCTTCGTGTGGGTGCCGTTCATTGTCGTCGCGACGCTCGCCGCGTGGTTCGGGATGAACGACATCGCCGACGCGAAGGCATCGTTCGCCGAGCAGGCGGTGATCTTCCGCCGGCTGCACAACTGGCTGATGTGCTGGCTGTATGTCGGCACCTTCGGCTCGTTCATCGGCTTTTCCGCGGGCTTCGCGCTCCTCACGAAGGCGCTCTTCCCGAACGTGAACCCGACCGCGTACGCGTTCATCGGCCCGCTCGCGGGCGCGTTGATGCGCCCCGTCGGCGGCTGGGTGTCCGACCGGATCGGCGGCGCGCGCGTCACGTTCTGGACCTTCGCCGCGATGATCGCGGCAGTCGGCGGCGTGATCGCGACGCTGCCGTCGGGCGGCGACGCGGGCAGCTTCGCAGGCTTCCTCGCGATGTTCATCGTGTTGTTCGCGCTGACGGGCATCGGCAACGGTTCGACGTTCCGGATGATTCCCGTGATCTTCCTGACCGAGCGGCAGCGCGCCGCGCACGGCCAGGGCGAAGCCGCGCAGAAGCAGGCGGTGCTCGACGCCGGCAAGGAATCGGCCGCCGTGCTCGGCTTCTCGGGCGCGATCGGCGCGTACGGCGGCTTCTTCATCCCGAAGAGCTTCGGCACGTCGCTCGACATGACGGGCTCGGCCGTGCCGGCGCTCACCTGCTTCATCGTGTTCTACGTGTCGTGCGTCGCGATCACCTGGTGGTTCTACGCGCGCCGCAACGCGTCGATGCCCTGCTGA
- a CDS encoding MFS transporter, whose protein sequence is MAATFAPPASLDKRAMPVLASSTIAFTLCFAVWMMFAILGIPLKKTLGLNDTEFGLIAAMPVLTGSLIRVPLGIWTDRYGGRIVFFILMLVTVAPIWLISYATALWQFLVLGLFVGLAGGSFSVGTPYVARWFPKARQGLAMGVFGAGNSGAAVNKFVAPALIAAAGTWTIVPRVYAIAMLAMALLFWLFSATDPAHRSTNATSLRAQLRVLKDPRVWRYSQYYSVVFGGYVGLSLWLTQYYVGEYGFGIQSAAFLAACFSLPGGVLRAIGGWLSDRYGAYRTTWWVMWVCWVMFFLLSYPPTDFTIRAAHGPLGFHLSLTPVAFTVLLFAVGIAMAVGKASVFKFIADEFPDDIGAVSGVVGLAGGLAGFALPILFGALVDLTGVRSTCFMLLYGAVSVSLVWMYFSFRAERAAHDQRVLAARSA, encoded by the coding sequence ATGGCTGCAACCTTCGCTCCCCCCGCATCGCTCGACAAGCGCGCGATGCCCGTGCTCGCGTCGAGCACGATCGCGTTCACACTGTGCTTCGCCGTCTGGATGATGTTCGCGATCCTCGGCATTCCGCTCAAGAAAACGCTCGGCCTGAACGACACCGAATTCGGCCTCATCGCCGCCATGCCCGTGCTCACCGGCTCGCTGATCCGCGTGCCGCTCGGCATCTGGACCGACCGCTACGGCGGACGCATCGTGTTCTTCATCCTGATGCTCGTCACCGTCGCGCCGATCTGGCTGATCTCATATGCCACCGCGCTCTGGCAATTCCTCGTGCTCGGCCTGTTCGTCGGGCTCGCGGGCGGCTCGTTTTCGGTCGGCACGCCCTACGTCGCGCGCTGGTTCCCGAAAGCGCGCCAGGGCCTCGCGATGGGCGTGTTCGGCGCCGGCAACTCGGGCGCGGCCGTCAACAAGTTCGTCGCGCCCGCGCTGATCGCCGCGGCGGGCACGTGGACCATCGTGCCGCGCGTCTACGCGATCGCGATGCTCGCGATGGCGCTCCTCTTCTGGCTGTTCTCCGCCACCGATCCCGCGCACCGCTCGACGAACGCGACGTCGCTGCGCGCGCAGTTGCGCGTGCTGAAGGACCCGCGCGTGTGGCGCTACTCGCAGTACTACTCGGTCGTGTTCGGCGGCTACGTCGGGCTGTCGCTGTGGCTCACGCAGTACTACGTCGGCGAATACGGCTTCGGCATCCAGTCGGCCGCGTTCCTCGCCGCGTGCTTCTCGCTGCCGGGCGGCGTGCTGCGCGCGATCGGCGGCTGGCTCTCCGACCGCTACGGCGCGTATCGCACGACGTGGTGGGTGATGTGGGTCTGCTGGGTGATGTTCTTCCTGCTCAGCTATCCGCCGACCGATTTCACGATCCGTGCCGCGCACGGCCCGCTCGGCTTCCATCTGTCGCTCACGCCCGTCGCGTTCACCGTGCTGCTGTTCGCGGTCGGCATCGCGATGGCAGTCGGCAAGGCATCGGTCTTCAAGTTCATCGCCGACGAGTTCCCGGACGACATCGGCGCGGTGTCGGGCGTCGTCGGCCTCGCGGGCGGCCTGGCCGGCTTCGCGCTGCCGATCCTGTTCGGCGCGCTCGTCGACCTGACGGGCGTGCGCTCGACCTGCTTCATGCTGCTCTACGGCGCCGTCAGCGTGAGCCTCGTCTGGATGTACTTCAGCTTCCGCGCCGAGCGCGCGGCGCACGACCAGCGCGTGCTCGCCGCCCGCTCCGCGTGA